From the Vibrio natriegens NBRC 15636 = ATCC 14048 = DSM 759 genome, the window CACCAAAGAAGCAGCGCTACAAGCGGTTATCCTTGCGGGCATCGACGAAGCTGGTATTAACAAACGCACGCTTAATCTCCCCCTAATTGAAGAAATCAAAGCGAAGCTGAAACCAGAGCAAAAGTACATCCGCGGTCTATTCTGTGGCGGTACTCTGTGTGAAGAATCGATGATGTTAGCACGAGAATATTTCTCAGATGTGTACAGCAATATCGCGAAAAAACCAGAACAACGTTTGACTGATATTAACGATAGCCAAGCACATACCTTCATTGATTTTGGTGACGATGATTTCACTAATGGTCGTCCTCATCCAATGATTGATCCATCATCACGCATAGAGCGTTTGCTTAAAGAAGCTGACGATCCAGAAGTCGGCGTTATCGTTCTTGATTTTGTGATTGGCTACGGTTCTCACGAAGATCCAGTCGGTGTAACGATTCCTGCCATCATTGAAGCGAAACAAAAAGCCGAAGCTCGTGGACAACATTTAGAAATCCTTGGTTATGTTCTAGGTACGGATTTAGATAGTCCAGACATGAATGAACAAATTGAGAAACTGGCACAAGTGGGCGTCACTATCTCCAGCAGTAGCCAAAACACCGGATTACTGGCACGTGGTTTTGTGAGCAAAGGAGAATAAAAATGAGCAAAGTAGCACAACTATTTTCAGATCTGAATGTGATAAATGTAGGTTTGGAATTTTTTAAACAGGATATTCAGAAACAACAAGCGCCTGTTACTCAAGTAAGCTGGCAGCCAATTGCTGGTGGTAACAAAGCAGTGATTGATGCTCTGGATAAATTGGCACAGCCAGAAGTCGCTGACAAAATCGAGTCGGCAAACGAAGAAGCGGTAACACGCATCATTAATTCACATCCAGTGCTGGTAGGTTACGAGCGAGCGATCGATGTTGTTCCGGGCATGACCAAAACTACAATCCTTCACGCAGGTCCACCGGTTGCATGGGAAGATATGAATGGCCCAATGCGCGGTGCGGTGACAGGTGCGCTGATTTTTGAAGGCCTTGCTAGCAACTTAGATGAAGCATTCCGACTTGCTGGTTCAGGTGAGATTACCTTCTCACCTTGTCACGAGCACGACTGTGTTGGCTCAATGGCAGGTGTCACTTCTGCATCTATGTACATGCACGTAGTGAAGAACCAAACTTACGGTAACATTGCGTACACCAACCTCAGTGAACAGATGGCGAAAATCCTACGTATGGGTGCAAACGATGAGAGCGTTGTTGAGCGTCTAATTTGGATGCGCGAAGTACTAGGTCCAATGCTAAAAGCGGCAATGGAAATCGGTGGACCGATCGACCTACGCCTGATGCTAGCACAAGCACTGCATATGGGCGATGAGTGCCACAACCGTAACAACGCAGGTACGGCATTATTATCTCAGGCTCTGACGCCACGAATTCTACAGACAGACTTCACAATTGAGCAAAAACGCGAAGTATTCGAGTTTATTGCCTCTAGTGATTACTTCTCTGGTCCTACGTGGATGGCAATGTGTAAGTGTGCACTGGATGCGGGACACGGTGTCGAAAACAGTACTATTGTGACCACAATGGCACGAAACGGCGTGGAGTTTGGTATTCGAATGAGTGGTATGCCTGGTTTTACTTGGTTTACTGGGCCTGCACAAAAAGTGGTTGGTCCTCTATTTGCGGGTTACAAGCCTGAAGACTCTGGCCTGGATATTGGTGATAGTGCGATCACTGAAACATACGGCATTGGTGGCTTTGCTATGGCAACGGCTCCTGCAATCGTTGCTTTGGTTGGTGGAACAGTGGGAGAAGCAATTGATTACTCAATTCAAATGGATGAAATCACGACCGACACTAACCCAAACGTCACGATCCCTCTACTTAATTTCAAAGGCATTTCGTCTGGTATTGATGTGCGTAAGGTACTAGAAACAGGCATTTTGCCTATCATCAACACCGCTATCGCTCACAAAGAACCAGGCGTAGGCATGATCGGTTGTGGTATCACTAACCCACCAATCGAATGTTTTGAGAAAGCGTTACTCGCATTTGCCAAAAAGATGTAATTAAGAGAATAGATAGGGGCTTAGTCCCATAACACTTAATGACTGCGCCAGTGAAGACGCTGGCGCAATCCCCAGTGGCTAATTATAAGAACATTAAACATGTTCTATGTCTTGATGGGGGCTAACAGTAGAGGTGTACCAATGAGAATTGTTTTAGCACTAGGCGGTAACGCTTTATTAGAACGCGGCCAACCATTAACAGCAGAAAACCAACGTATCAATATTAAAAAAGCTGCCGCAGCGATAGCGGAAATTGCCAAGCAACATGAAGTAGTTATTGTTCATGGCAATGGTCCACAAGTGGGCTTACTGATGGAACAAAATAGCCAGTATCAACAACAAAAGCCAGAAGTGACCGCGTATCCATTGGATGTGTTGGGTGCACAAACCTGCGGTATGATTGGTTATATGTTGCAGCAAGAGTTATTCAATGCTGATAATAAATTACATATAACAACGATGTTCTCCCAGACATGTGTCGATATCGAAGATAGTGCATTTGACGATCCAACCAAGTTCGTTGGCCCTGTATATAAAGACGAAGATATCGAAGCATTGCGTGCAGAGAATCCTGCGGCTATCTACAAGAAAGATGGCGACTACTACCGTCGAGTTGTAGCATCACCTCAACCTCAAAATATCGTTGAGTCGGAACAGATTACCCGTCTACTAGAAAGCGGCAACACGGTCATTGCTTGTGGCGGTGGCGGCGTTCCGGTGTTTGAAGCGCAAGACGGTAAGTTGGTTGGCGTAGAATGTGTAATCGATAAGGACTTAACGGCTGAATTGCTGGCAGAACAGATTGAAGCTGACTTATTTATTATTCTGACCGACGGTGCAGTTTATCTCAACTACGGTAAGGAAAATCAACAAGCTATTAAATGCGCTACACCAAAAGAACTATCAAACTATGATTTTCCGGCAGGATCTATGGGGCCAAAAATAGATGCAGTATGTCGCTTTGTCAGTCGGGGGCATGGTGATGCAGCGATTGGTGCGTTAGACCAGTTGGACGCAGTGATTAATGGTGAATCAGGTACTCGAATTACTCAAGGTGAAGGAATAAGTTTTTATTCCTAAATATTTCAGTCATTTTAATTTACGTACATAGTCGGTTAATAAAGGCTATGGGTAAGTTCTAAATTATTTACATAAAAATAGTGATGCTGTTTTATATAAACAGTAATGCCTATTCCATAAGCAGAATTATATAAGGAAGATAGAATGAAAAAAATATCGCTCACAGTTTTAATGACTGCCATTATTTCCACTCCTCTAATGGCGGAAACTATTTATAACGGAGATGTTATTCAAGGACGAAAAGTTATTACAAAGTTGGATGTGAAAGACTTTGATAGTAATAGTGTATCGGAACTATTTTTTCGAGCCGGTGACCAAATTAATACAGGCCAGTATTATTATGTTCCGGTAACCGTGATTAAAGGCAAACTTCCAGGTAAGGCTGTTATGTTTGTTGCTGGGGTACATGCAAACGAAATGAACCCTTACTTAACGGCAAATTTAATCAAACAACAACTCGATACTGAAAAAATGTCAGGAACAGTGACAATCGTTCATCAGTACAATATCCCCGGCTTGATAAATAATATTCGCGAGTTCGTACCCTCTGGTCCAGTAAAAGTAAACAGTAATCTTAATCGTCAAGTTGCATTGGACTCGGTCGTTAGCAGCAGTCAACGTTACTCATATACACTTTGGAACCATTTGCTAAAAGATAATGCTGATTTTGCGTTAGATATGCATACCGCTAACCCGACAACATTTCCATTAGCTGCCTATTCAGATTTGAGTATTCCTGCTGTGAAACAACTAACACGATTGTTCCCTCTTAACGCGACGATCAATAGTTCGGGAACCACGTCCGTTTCTGGCGCATATAATTCTATCGGTGTACCAGCATTCACTCTGGAAATTGGCTCTCGTGAAGTATATGAACCGGAATGGGTAGAAAAGGCGCTGCAAGGAGCAATAAACTTATTGCGATTCGCTGATGTTATAGATGGGGAGTTCCAGACCTATCAAGACATCGTAGATACGAATGTATGGCTGGATGTTACGGCTGAGTACGGTGGATTTGTCGTGCCGGAGATCAAGGTACTCGATAAGGTTAAAAAAGGCGACTTAATGTTTACTCAGTATGATGCTTTTGGACATGTCGCCAAACAATATACCAGCCCAGCTGATGGACTAGTGATTCAGGTTATTCAGAACCCTATGGCCGAAGCGGGGATGCAATTGGGATCCGTGGTGTATTTTGATCCTGCCAAGGAATTGTCTGACAACGAGGGTGTTGGTTCTGTTACCGTGAAAGATATACCAAGTAAAAAATAGAATTAAGTTGTTGAAAATAGCCTGGCTTATGCCAGGCTTTTGTTTGTATTTGTTTTCTGTTTATGACAGTTAACGAATGGATAGACCACCACAATTATTGTACTCATCAAGAAAGTGAGCGACTCTGTCGTACCTTAACTACCAACCGATTTTGTCGACTTACATATTACCAGGGGAAGTGATAGAACTATTTTCTTTTCCAGAGGCGTGCCAGCACGATCGCGGCTAGCTCGTTTGTGCCCCATTTCCACTTAGATCATTTGCTCGCAACATTTTTGAGGCTGGTCATTTGACCTATTATTTCTAATGCAGTTGTTCACCTGGTTACATAGAATTTGTTAATGATGATTTGTAAACCCTGCCAATGTATACTCACCTGTCTAGTCACGAGTATTGGGTTTGGAGACAGAAGTTTGGTTGATTCTTATGCGTATGAAAATGTTGGTGAGTTTGCAAAAGCTTTAGGGCATGAAAAGCGGTTATTAATTATCGAGTTGCTTAGTAGCCATGAGCGTTGTGTCGAAGACTTAGCTACCGCTATGGGAATTGGCGTTAAATCAGTTTCTGCCCACCTTAAGGTCATGAGAACTCAGGGAATCCTTACTACACGTAAAGAAGGTCTTAGGGTTTATTATCGACTACGTAACGACAACATATTGAAATTATTTCAGTCTTTATGGGAAGTGGCATTATCCAATAAAGATATCACCCCTTTAGACAAAAATAGTGATTTTTGTCTTACGCTTAAAGACCTACTTGGTGCATTAGAGTCGAAGAAAACTGTGTTATTGGATGTTCGTGAATCCGATATGTACGAAGAAGGTCATATTCCTAGCGCAATTTCTATCCCTGTTGATGAACTTACACAATGGGCCGAAAACTATGAAAATTCAGATGAGATGGTCGTGGTTTACTGCGAAGGCTACTATTGTATTCAAGCTATTGATGCGACAAATATCCTTAAGGACAAAGGGCTGAACGTAAAAATGTATCGCAATGGCTTAGATGAATGGGCTGCGTCAGGGTTTGAGGTCGCGAAGTAATTCGCCATAATGTCATATTAATCAATAGATTATAGTTTCATGTAATCTATTCCCCCCTTATCTACAGGAAGACAAAGGTAATTGAGTTAATGTCTCTTTTGCTCTGTAAATTACTAGCAGATACCCATTATTCTAAAAATCCTTAGATTACTAGAATAATATTGATCAGAAGCAATTTTTGTTTCCTTCCTTATGCTAATCTCACTGTCAGTTAATTCTTAAAATCTTTAGAATATTGGATATAGAGGCTTTTTATGAAAACTGACATTTTAGTGATTGGTGGTGGTCCTGGTGGTCATGTAGCGGCAATTAAAGCAGTTGAATTTGGTGCGAAAGCTATCGTTGTTGAGAAATACAAACTAGGTGGTACTTGTTTACACCAGGGTTGTATCCCAACTAAAACACTATTGCATACTACAGATGTGCTTCATGAGATTAAGCATGCTGCAGAATTAGGTATTAATGTTGGAGTTGCTTCAGTAGATATGGAGCAACTACAAAAGCGTAAACGTCACATTCTTGATACGATCACTACCGGCGTAAACGGGTTAGTTGAAAGCAAAAACGTAGAAGTTCTATATGGTACTGCTGAAATCATTTCTGATCATAAAGCAAAAGTGGTTGCCGCTGATGGTACAGAGCAGGAGATTGAATTCGACAAGCTTGTATTGGCAACTGGTTCTGTTCCTACCATGATCAACATTCCTGGCTCTGATTTACCTGACGTTATCACTAGTAATGAAGCACTTTCTCTGACTGAAGTTCCAGAAGAATTAGTCATCATCGGTGGTGGTGTAATTGGTGTTGAGTTTGCTCAGCTTATGATTCGTCTTGGTTCTAAAGTGTCAATCATCGAAGCGCACTACAAAATTCTGTCTCATATGGATGACGAATTATCTGAACAGCTTGCTCAAGCTTTGACTGCAGAAGGTGTTGATATCCGTGTGAACGCTAAAGTTTCTGCAATTGAGAAACAAGATAAGGGTGTGCAAGTATTCTTCGAAACTGAAAATGGGCAGGAATCACTATCAGCGTCGACTGTACTGATGTCTGTAGGTCGTAAACCAGTAGTAACTGGCTTTGGTCTTGAAAATACTGATGTTGTTGTAGAGAAAGGTGCTATCGCTGTTAATGAATACATGCAAACAAATGTACCTCATATCTACGCATTAGGTGACTGTACTGGTGGTTACATGCTAGCTCACGTTGCTATGGAACAAGGCATCGTTGCTGCGAAGAATATGGTTAAAGGTAGTGAAGTTGCGTTTGACGGTTCAACAACTCCAGCTTGTGTTTATACAAGCCCTGAATTTGCTAGCGTTGGTTTGTCAGAAAAAGCGGCTAAAGAAGCCGTTGGCGACATTAAACTTGGTAAATCTGATTTAGCAGGTAATGCAAAAACTATGATCGTTCAACAGCACGGTACAGTAAAGTTTGTTGTTGATGCTAAAACTGAAAAAGTACTAGGCATGCACATCCTTGGACCACGTGCGAGCGATATGATTCACGAAGGCGCACTGGCTATCAAGATGGGTGCGACCATTGAAGATATCATCTCAACTATTCATGGTCACCCAACCATTGCAGAAGGGGTTCATGAAGCGGCGGAAGATGTATTTGGTCATGCGATTTATAAAGCATATCCATAATTAGCTTGTTGGTAGGGCTATCCATTTGGGTAGCCCTTTTTCTTTAGTCTTGGTCAGTGATTATCATCTAGAGGCGTTATTTGTAAACGCTGTTCGAATTGCGTTTCTATAGAGGAAGCGGTTTTATTAGATTCTACTACGTATGAAAATGTAGGTGACTTTGTGAAAGCACTTGGTCACGAAAAGCGTTTACAGTTAATTGATCTACTCAGCGAGCATGAAAGGTGTGTTGAAGACTTATCCAACGCAATGGGGATTGGTGTCAAATCTGTTTCAGCTCACTTACGTGTCATGAGAACTCATGGTGTATTAATCACTCGTAGAGAGGGAAATCGAGTCTATTACCGTGTGAGCACCATAGAAATATTAGATTTGTATCGTCATATTGTGGATGTCGCTTTGCTTAATAATTGGCGAACAATAACACCTATACGATAAGTGGAATACATTCCTCACCCAATTCTTTTTTTCTATTCGCTTATCTTCTAATCTAAAAAATTTCAGAATGTCCACTCGTCAGTAATCAATCACTAATTTTATTAAAAACAATAAATTAGGTTGAAGTTGTTTTTACTGAATAATCACTTTCTACTTAATTGTGGAACGGTCGATCTTTAAATGTATTGACAGAAAACCTTATCGATCATAACTTGTAGATCAATCGTTCTATAATTAAGGTTTTTTACTTATGCCTGTTGCTTTATATGCACTCGCAGCAGCTGCGTTCGGGATTGGTATGGCAGAATTTGTTGTAGTGGGTATCTTGCCCATTATTGCAGGTGACATGAATGTCGACATTCCGACGGCTGGACAACTTGTTTCTTACTACGCGTTAGGTGTTGCAGTTGCAGCTCCGATTTTAACTGCACTTTCGAGCAAATATGACCGCAGAAAATTAACCGTTGGGTTGATGCTTCTGTTTGCTCTGGCGAACTTGTTAACGACTCTTGCACCAAGCTATTCGTTACTTCTTTTAGGTCGTGTTTTAGCGGGTGTGGTTCAAGGTGTTTTTTATTCCATCGCAACAGTGATTGCTGCGGACTTAGTTTCTAAAGATAAGTCTGGCCGCGCGATCGGTATTGTCTTTTCTGGTATGACTGTCGCGATTGTTTCTGGTGTTCCGGCAGGGGCTTTTATCACGGAATGGCTCAACTGGCGTGCGGCATTTGCGCTAATCAGTGTACTGGGTTTTGTGAGTATGGTTTCACTTTGGTTCTTGTTACCCGCAAACCTTAAGCGCCCTAAACCAGCAAGTGTATTCAAACAACTTTCTGTTATCGGTGTTCCACGCATGCTACTGGTATTCCTGATCACGGGGATTGGCTATGGCGGTTCATTTATTGCGTATACCTACCTGTCAGAAATCCTGGGGAAAATTACCGGATTCTCAACGTCAGCAATCGGCACCATTTTGATTTTCTACGGTATCGCAGTTGTGTTCGGCAATACTTACGCGGCGAAATGGGCGGATAAAAAAGGTCCTTTGAAAGCATCGGCGGGCATTTTCATTTCGTTGGCTCTGACATTGCTTCTGTTTGGCTTCGTTGCAACCAACAAATACTACGTTATTCCGTTAGTGATGATTTGGGGTGCAGCAGCATTTGGTAGCGTGCCGGTTCTTCAGCTGTATGTTGTGCAGCAAGCCGAAAAGCATTTCCCGCAAGCGATTGATGCTTCATCCAGTATGAATATCGCAGCGTTCAACCTTGGTATTGCCGTTGGCGCTTCGATTGGTGGCTTCGTTGTTGCCAAATATGGGCTATTAGCAACGGCACCAGCCGCTGCGGCCGTGGTCGCTATCAGTGTACTACTAATTGTATACAGCGGTGTCCTGGAGTCGAAAGACAACCAAAAGTTAGTAACCCAAGAATAAGTAAATTCAAATTCTTAGATACATATAGTGAGGAAAAATTATGGATATTAAATTAGATCTATCTTGGCAAGGTGGTATGAAAGGTTCAGGTTTGATCGAGAGTGAAGGCCTGTCGACTAAAATCAGTATTCCTGCAGTTTACGGTGGTTTGGGTGAATACAGCAATCCGAAAGAGCTGTATGTAGGGTCTACTGCTGCTTGTTTTCTTTCTACGTTGACAGCGATTTCTGATAACAAAAAGCTTCCGCTGGACTCTATGAAAGTGGAAACCAAAGCTCAGGAAGAAGGCGATAACTTCACCATTCATCACATCGCAAACATCGTATTGTCAAAAGCGGCAACACAAGACGACCTTGCTAAGGCAACAGAATACACAGCAAAGGCTGACAAGATTTGTTTAATCGGAAACCTTGCACGTAAAGCTGGTGTGGAAGTTACCGCACAAGCGAACGTAACTTTCGCTGAATAAGTTAAATTTGCATGCCGGTTTTAGATGCGAATACCAAGCGATTTAATCAGGTCGTTAAGCAGAAACAGGGTGTCTCCCTGTTTCGGTTCTGGGCAAGTTGGTGTCCACCTTGCCGGATGATGACTCGGGTCTATCAACAAACAGAAAAGAAACTCAGTGGCAAAGCTGAATTTTATGATGTGAATATTGACAGACATCAGGAACTCTCTGAGCGGTGTCGTATCAGAAGTATCCCAACTATCGTCATCTACAAGAATGGTAAAGAAGTAAAAAGAATCGATGGTGTGATTCTTAGCGATGATCTTCAACGTCAGGTTGAAAAATATCTCAAATAACTGAGAACGCACCAGTGTTATTAATGTGCAAGGTGACGATTAAATGACGACTTTGTACGTCTCAATTATGGATTAAGTATTCCATAATAGTTAGGAGAAATATCATGACATCTAAAGTAACTACATTGAATGACGCTACATTCCAGGAAAATCTACAAAATGGCTCTACATTTGCTGTTCGCCTATGGGCAGAGTGGTGTATGCCATGTCGCATGATGTCACCAATCTATGATGAAGTGGCTGGCCGTGTTGCTGATGATTCATTAATTATGGGTGAAGTGAATATTGATGAATTTCCATCAGTCGCTGCTCAACTTGGCATAAGAAGTATTCCTACAGTGGTTGTATTTAAAGATGGTAAAGAAGTGACTCGTTCTGCGGGTATGATGCCAGCACCACAACTTGAAGAACTTGTACTAAGCGCAAAATAAACAGAGACGTCAGAGTATGAGTAAACATCGCAAATTAATCATCTTGGGTTCTGGCCCTGCCGGTTATACCACTGCAATTTATGCCGCCCGGGCTAACCTTGAGCCACTATTAATCACTGGTATCGAAGTCGGTGGTCAACTGACCACTACAACGGATGTTGAGAACTGGCCGGGTTACCCTGATGGTATTCAGGGGCCAGAGTTAATGGCGCAGTTAAAAGAGCATGCAGAACGGTTTAACACTGAGATTGAATATGACTACATCACTCAGGTTGATCTGAATCAGAAGCCTTTTGTGTTGAGGGGTGAAAGCACCTATACGGCAGATGCGCTGATTATAGCGACCGGTGCAACCGCTAAGTATCTGGGGCTGGAAAGTGAAGAAGCGTTTAAAGGACGTGGCGTATCAGCCTGTGCAACGTGTGATGGTTTCTTCTACAGAAATAAACCGGTTGCTGTTGTCGGTGGTGGTAATACTGCGGTTGAGGAAGCTTTGTATCTCGCCAATATCGCTTCACACGTTACCCTGATTCACCGACGTGATCAGTTAACGTCGGAAAAGGTACTGCAAGACCGATTATTTGAGAAAGTAAAACAAGGGAAAGTCACCATTAAATGGCATTCCACACTTGATGAAGTGTTGGGTGATGACATGGGTGTGACAGGTTTACGAATCAAATCAACCAAAACCCAAGAAACCGAAAATCTTGAACTGGATGGTGTATTCATTGCCATTGGACATAAACCGAATACGGGTATTTTCCAGGACCAGTTAGAGATGAATAATGGTTACCTAAAAGTGAATTCTGGCACGAATGGTAATGCGACTATGACCAGTCTTCCGGGGGTGTTTGCGGCCGGTGATGTGAGTGATAGCCACTATCGTCAGGCGATCACTTCAGCGGGCACAGGTTGTATGGCAGCACTTGATGCTGAGCAATATTTAGCTAGCTTAGATGACTAATTGGGCTCAATGGCGTTCTAAGTGACGCTATAAAGCTTACATTTAGTAAGAATCAGGCCCGAAAACATGGTATATGTTTCGGGCTTGTTGTTTTTAAATCAGTTAAAATATCCAGTTCTTTAACTGGCAACGAATTAATGTATTTTCTTTATTTTGTGAGGTATTGATATGGCTCGAACAGGGCGTCCCAGAGAATTTAACCGCGATGAAGCGGTAAAAAGAGCAATGGATCTGTTCTGGCAAAAAGGGTTTGAAGGTACATCACTGGCTGAACTGCGTACAGCGTTGGGGAACCTTTCTGCTGCCAGTTTTTATGCTGCATTTGGTTCAAAAAGAGCACTGTACCAAGAGTGTCTGGAGCTCTACACCCATACTTGTGGCGAGACGCTTTCTGAACTTAATAATGAAAGCGTCCCTGCAAAGTCAGCGATTAAAAATATGCTGGTTAAAACTATTAACATGCAAACTTCTTCAGTGACACCGACAGGATGTATGGCGGTGCTTTCCGGGCTTAATTGTTGTGATGATAATAAAGAAATTGAACAGATGGCCCTTTCTGTACGCAATGATATTCGGAGTGCCTTAATGAGCTGTGTTCAACGAGGATTAAAGGACGGTGAATTTCCGCAAAGCTTGAATGCCAACAGTTTTGTTATGATGCTTGATACATTCATCAATGGCCTTTCTATTCAATCAAGAGACGGCACGGCTCGAGAGCAGCTACTTGACGCTTGTGAACTGTTTTTAGAAAAGTGGTGAGTATTGCTTAAGTTAAAAGTGCTGTTGTACGAGAAAGGTTTGAAATTGGAAAATTGAATGAGGTGACTACAGAGCAAGTAGCCACCTAAGGTGTTCAGCGCTTTGCTTTCTCGTTATGAAATATACAGTATCGAGAAACCATATTGGCCTGCTGCGAATACCGCGTGTGCAACGACTAAGTAAATAAACATTGCAGACCAGTTCGGTACTAATCGTCCCATAAAGCCAGCTCCTAACGCAGGCATTAAGATGGCCAATCCAGCAAGGGTACTTAGTACTAAGCCGACAACAATGATTGGCATTATACTAGGTTCATCAATAAAACCAGCGCCAAACAATAGAATGATCAGGACAGCGTAACCAATACCGACGACATAATGAAATAACCAACCAAGCGTCTTTTCTTGTGCATTTGGGGCTTTATCAATTGATGTATCTAAAACCCAGTTCCCTTTTGGTATTCCGGAAATCCAACGTCCGACTATGCCCCAATTGGTTTGTGGAATGCCAAGCATTTTTTCAACAAGTGTTACCCATAAATCCAGAATGATGGTTGAGCCAATGCCCACTACCAGGCAAAAATACAACATATTCACCATTTTTATTCTTTCCTCATTTTTTCTTTACTATCTGATGGGTGGGTTAACAGCCCCGAACTTCATAGAACCACGAGCCTACAACTTAAATCGGAGTATTAAGTATGTGAGTTCGTTGGATTCTTGAGTCAGTTCTGTTT encodes:
- a CDS encoding DUF1116 domain-containing protein; amino-acid sequence: MSKVAQLFSDLNVINVGLEFFKQDIQKQQAPVTQVSWQPIAGGNKAVIDALDKLAQPEVADKIESANEEAVTRIINSHPVLVGYERAIDVVPGMTKTTILHAGPPVAWEDMNGPMRGAVTGALIFEGLASNLDEAFRLAGSGEITFSPCHEHDCVGSMAGVTSASMYMHVVKNQTYGNIAYTNLSEQMAKILRMGANDESVVERLIWMREVLGPMLKAAMEIGGPIDLRLMLAQALHMGDECHNRNNAGTALLSQALTPRILQTDFTIEQKREVFEFIASSDYFSGPTWMAMCKCALDAGHGVENSTIVTTMARNGVEFGIRMSGMPGFTWFTGPAQKVVGPLFAGYKPEDSGLDIGDSAITETYGIGGFAMATAPAIVALVGGTVGEAIDYSIQMDEITTDTNPNVTIPLLNFKGISSGIDVRKVLETGILPIINTAIAHKEPGVGMIGCGITNPPIECFEKALLAFAKKM
- a CDS encoding carbamate kinase — encoded protein: MRIVLALGGNALLERGQPLTAENQRINIKKAAAAIAEIAKQHEVVIVHGNGPQVGLLMEQNSQYQQQKPEVTAYPLDVLGAQTCGMIGYMLQQELFNADNKLHITTMFSQTCVDIEDSAFDDPTKFVGPVYKDEDIEALRAENPAAIYKKDGDYYRRVVASPQPQNIVESEQITRLLESGNTVIACGGGGVPVFEAQDGKLVGVECVIDKDLTAELLAEQIEADLFIILTDGAVYLNYGKENQQAIKCATPKELSNYDFPAGSMGPKIDAVCRFVSRGHGDAAIGALDQLDAVINGESGTRITQGEGISFYS
- a CDS encoding succinylglutamate desuccinylase/aspartoacylase family protein, coding for MKKISLTVLMTAIISTPLMAETIYNGDVIQGRKVITKLDVKDFDSNSVSELFFRAGDQINTGQYYYVPVTVIKGKLPGKAVMFVAGVHANEMNPYLTANLIKQQLDTEKMSGTVTIVHQYNIPGLINNIREFVPSGPVKVNSNLNRQVALDSVVSSSQRYSYTLWNHLLKDNADFALDMHTANPTTFPLAAYSDLSIPAVKQLTRLFPLNATINSSGTTSVSGAYNSIGVPAFTLEIGSREVYEPEWVEKALQGAINLLRFADVIDGEFQTYQDIVDTNVWLDVTAEYGGFVVPEIKVLDKVKKGDLMFTQYDAFGHVAKQYTSPADGLVIQVIQNPMAEAGMQLGSVVYFDPAKELSDNEGVGSVTVKDIPSKK
- a CDS encoding ArsR/SmtB family transcription factor, which produces MVDSYAYENVGEFAKALGHEKRLLIIELLSSHERCVEDLATAMGIGVKSVSAHLKVMRTQGILTTRKEGLRVYYRLRNDNILKLFQSLWEVALSNKDITPLDKNSDFCLTLKDLLGALESKKTVLLDVRESDMYEEGHIPSAISIPVDELTQWAENYENSDEMVVVYCEGYYCIQAIDATNILKDKGLNVKMYRNGLDEWAASGFEVAK
- the lpdA gene encoding dihydrolipoyl dehydrogenase is translated as MKTDILVIGGGPGGHVAAIKAVEFGAKAIVVEKYKLGGTCLHQGCIPTKTLLHTTDVLHEIKHAAELGINVGVASVDMEQLQKRKRHILDTITTGVNGLVESKNVEVLYGTAEIISDHKAKVVAADGTEQEIEFDKLVLATGSVPTMINIPGSDLPDVITSNEALSLTEVPEELVIIGGGVIGVEFAQLMIRLGSKVSIIEAHYKILSHMDDELSEQLAQALTAEGVDIRVNAKVSAIEKQDKGVQVFFETENGQESLSASTVLMSVGRKPVVTGFGLENTDVVVEKGAIAVNEYMQTNVPHIYALGDCTGGYMLAHVAMEQGIVAAKNMVKGSEVAFDGSTTPACVYTSPEFASVGLSEKAAKEAVGDIKLGKSDLAGNAKTMIVQQHGTVKFVVDAKTEKVLGMHILGPRASDMIHEGALAIKMGATIEDIISTIHGHPTIAEGVHEAAEDVFGHAIYKAYP
- a CDS encoding ArsR/SmtB family transcription factor, which gives rise to MKALGHEKRLQLIDLLSEHERCVEDLSNAMGIGVKSVSAHLRVMRTHGVLITRREGNRVYYRVSTIEILDLYRHIVDVALLNNWRTITPIR
- a CDS encoding MFS transporter; its protein translation is MPVALYALAAAAFGIGMAEFVVVGILPIIAGDMNVDIPTAGQLVSYYALGVAVAAPILTALSSKYDRRKLTVGLMLLFALANLLTTLAPSYSLLLLGRVLAGVVQGVFYSIATVIAADLVSKDKSGRAIGIVFSGMTVAIVSGVPAGAFITEWLNWRAAFALISVLGFVSMVSLWFLLPANLKRPKPASVFKQLSVIGVPRMLLVFLITGIGYGGSFIAYTYLSEILGKITGFSTSAIGTILIFYGIAVVFGNTYAAKWADKKGPLKASAGIFISLALTLLLFGFVATNKYYVIPLVMIWGAAAFGSVPVLQLYVVQQAEKHFPQAIDASSSMNIAAFNLGIAVGASIGGFVVAKYGLLATAPAAAAVVAISVLLIVYSGVLESKDNQKLVTQE
- a CDS encoding OsmC family protein, which encodes MDIKLDLSWQGGMKGSGLIESEGLSTKISIPAVYGGLGEYSNPKELYVGSTAACFLSTLTAISDNKKLPLDSMKVETKAQEEGDNFTIHHIANIVLSKAATQDDLAKATEYTAKADKICLIGNLARKAGVEVTAQANVTFAE
- a CDS encoding thioredoxin family protein; the protein is MPVLDANTKRFNQVVKQKQGVSLFRFWASWCPPCRMMTRVYQQTEKKLSGKAEFYDVNIDRHQELSERCRIRSIPTIVIYKNGKEVKRIDGVILSDDLQRQVEKYLK
- a CDS encoding thioredoxin family protein; its protein translation is MTSKVTTLNDATFQENLQNGSTFAVRLWAEWCMPCRMMSPIYDEVAGRVADDSLIMGEVNIDEFPSVAAQLGIRSIPTVVVFKDGKEVTRSAGMMPAPQLEELVLSAK